The genomic DNA GGCGGACTTCGCGCATGGGCATGGGGTTGCCGCGGGTGCGTTCGCGGGTGCGTTGGTTGAGGTCGCGGGTGGCGTGAAGGGCTTGGCAGCCTCGGCAGATGATGGCGGGTGCGTGGGTGTCGCCGGTGAGGAGCCATTGGCAGTGTTCGCCGGTGTGGAGTGGTTGATCGCAGGTGCCGTAGATGCGGGTGTCTGCTGGGTTGTCGACGAGTCGCCAGGCGCGGGCGAGGAGGTCTTTGAGCATGTGTTCGAAGTTGCCGGCGTGCTGGTCGCGTGCGAGCTCGTTGGCGTCGCGATGCTCCCAGATGGCGAGCGCGCGGCGCATGCTCATGGCCTCGTCGTCGAGCGGCATGGGTGAGCCTGTGGTTCTGCTGCCCTTGGTGGGCTGGTTGGCGGGGGAGGTTTGGTCTTGCCGGCACATGGTGGTGTAGAGCGTCTGCCGGGTTTCGGTGACTTGGTCGAGGAGCTGTTGGAGGTGGGTGGTGCAGTCTCGGCAGAGGTAGGTGCCGGTGGTGGGGTTTTCGCAGTCTGGGTGGGTGCAGGGCTGGGTGGTCATGGTGTGGTCAGTCTCCGATCTGGTGGACGGTGACGGTGGCGCCGGGTTTGTCGGCTGCCCATTCTTTGCGGGCGCTCCACCGGATGATTCGGGCGTCGTCGGTGATTGCTCCGGCTTGGGTGAGGCCGTCGCCGAGGGCGCGGAGGAGTTTGTCGAGGTCGGGTAGGCCGGCGGGGTGTGTTCCGAACCGGGATTTCTTGGGTTCGGGTAGGTGGAAGGTGGCGATGACGTGGAGGGGCCCGTCGTAGGGGTCCCAGTCGGGGCCGAGGGTGGTTTTGGTTTGGGCGATGATGGCTTGCCGCCAGGCGGGGAGCTTTTTGCTCATTTCGATGAGGCGGCCGTGGCCGACATGTCGTTTGCTGCCTTGTGGTGCGGGGGTGCCGTTGATGGTGAGGGTGAAGGTCATGGCGGGAGTTTCTCTTATCAGAAGGGTGGGGTGGCGTTGGGGTCGTGGTTTGTCGGCAGGTGGGGTGGTTTGAGGAAGCCGGGGAAGCGGGCGCCGCATTTGTGGGTGGGTAGGACGAGGTGTTTGTCGCTGGGTGGGGTGGTCATGCGTAGGTGGTCGCGGTAGTGGAGGTGCCAGCGGTTGTTGCCTTCGTGGGTGGCGTGGATGGTGGGGCGGTTGGTGAGGGTGCAGGCGTATTCGTCGGTGGGTGTGAGTGGGGTGGGGTCGGCGGTGATGGTTTGTGCGAGTTGGTCGGCGTTGAGGCCGGTGAGGGTGATGGCGCCGCATTGTGGGCAGCGGCTGAATTTGGCGGTGCGGAAGCCTCCGGTTTTGGTTTCGAGGGCGGCGCGGAGCCATTCGGGGAGTGGTTCTTTGGTGGCGGGTTTTTTCGTGGGTTGGGTGGTGTTGGGGGTGGTGAAGAGGGCGGGTTGGTTGGTCATGGTTTGTGGGTTAGGGGCACAAGGGGCACGTGTTTTGTTTGTTGTTCTTGCGCGGGTGTGTGTGCGGGTGGTATCGCGCGCGGGTGCGCACCTGCGCAAGGGTGTTTAACAGATGTTGTGCCCCTTGTGTCCCTGCTTGACCTCTCCCGTTTCTGTTTGCGTCTGGGAGCGTCTGCCTGATGTTGTGCCCCTGATCTGCCTGCATCTGGGAGCGTCTGCCCGATGTTGTGTCCCTGTGTGCCCCTGCGTGTTGGTGGTGGCTCATGTGACTGGTCCGTCTGGTTCGTGGTGTTCGCGGCCGTCGAGGCTGTAGTGCACCAGGACGCCTTCTTTGAGGATGGGGCCGCAGGCGCATTCGAATCCGAACTCGTGGGGGACGACGTCGTTGATGGGGATGACTTCGGGGTGTGGGTACTCGCCGTTGGGGTGGTAGCACGCCCAGGCGGCGCCGTCGGATGGAGTGGTCATATCCGGCAGTCGAGCTCGTCGCTGATCGCGCTGACGGTCGGGCAGGGGTAGGGCTCTTCGTCGATAACGCACCAGTCGTCGTTCGGGTCGACGCCGGCCGGCTTGTGCAGCTCCAGCACGGCCCGGATGGCGTTGGCCATCTTTTCCCCGGCGTCGACGTCGTCGTAGGTGTTCAGCCAGTCGCGGATGACCTTACTCATCGCTGTGCACCTCCAAGTTGATGTAGACGCCGCACTCCCGGAGGCGCTGTTCTGCGACGGGGAAGTTCTCGCGTCGCAGGGCGTCGATTGCTTGGTCTACGCGCCCGTGGCCTTCGTCGGAGGTCATGTCGCTTCGGAGCGGACCATCGACGTAGGGGATCATTTCGGTCAGTGTCGGGACGGAGAATTCGAAGGGGGCGCCGTTCTCGTCGCGGTTGTCGAGGTCTCGGAGCCGGTATAGTTCAGTGCTCATCGCGCACCTCCAGCTTTTCGGTGATCGTGCGGCGGATGCGGCGCGCGGCGTCGTCGTGGACTTGTGCGGCTTTCTCCATGGCTGCCGGGGCATCCGCGCCGGGGTAGAGCCGCGCTTTCTCGGCTTTGGTCTCGTGCCACTCAGCGAGGTCGAGCATGGCCCGGAGCGCGGCGGTCATGCGCGGCACGTCGGCGCGTGAGTGGGCGATGAACTCGGCGTTGCGCCGCATCTGGTCGTCTTGGGCGTCTTCGCCTTCGTCCCACGACTCGACCTCGTACTCAAGGATTCGGTCATCTACGCGCCAAGAGCTGGCACTCCTGCCTACACCGTTCTTCCACTCAGTGCGGGCGGTCCCAGCATTGACCTGAATATCCCCTTCGCAGTCCTCGCAGTCCCACGGCCCGTCGGTTGCGGCGTCGGCGCGTGCCTCGACCTCGGTCAGGTAGTCGTGGGCGTCATTCATGGTCGGCCTCCAGCTTGTCGGCGCGCTCTCGGAGCACGCGGGCCATAGTGTCCATGCGCTGCGCAATGAGCTGAGCACCGGGGAGTGGGACGGCACCCGCATCCTGCCGCCATTGCTCGGCGGCTTCGGATTCGATCACCTTCGCCGCTTCCCGCAAGGCGTCGGCCTTGACCTTGGCAAGCCAGTGGTCGAACATTTCGCGGGCCTCGCCTATGCTCGGCGCGTCCAGGTTTGCCAGCGCCCATACCTCCGGGTTGGCCTCATTCGCAGCCCACCCCTCGCGCACATCGTCTGTAGTCAGCGCGTACTTCTCAGGCATCGTCGGCTCCCAGGTGCTGGACGGTCGCGGGGAGGGGGCGGGGTATGGGGTGGTTGTGTCGGGTAGTGCTTGCTCGGTTTGTTGGGCGTGGAGCTTTTCGACGCCGGCCCAGAGTTCGTCGCCGTGGGTGGTGGGTGGTGTCCAGCCGGCTGCGGTCATGGCGGGGACGGCGTCGTTGAGGAATGCGAGGACGATTTTCTGGAGCCCGTGTTTGGTGGCGTCGGGGATGACGTCCCAGGGCACGCTTGCTTTGCCGGTGTCGTACGGTCGGCGGGCGATTGTTTCGACGAGTTCGGGAGTGATGTGTCGGTGGGTCATGGTTTTCTCCGGAGGTCGGCGGTTTCGATGAGGTCTGCTATCCAGCGGGGCAGGTGGCGGAGTTGGTAGAGCAGGAAGAGCAGGAAGAGCGGCCAGAAGGGCGCGAGGAGGATGGCTCTGGCGCCTCCTGTGCGTGTGTCGTCGTAGACCTCGCTGAGCCAGTAGAAGAGGAATCCTCCGAGCAGTATGTAAGTGGCGACAACGCCGTAGACGATGAGCGCGACGATGATCCATTCAGGCACGGTGCTCCTCCTTGCGGGGGTCGGGTTGGTTGTTGAGGAGTCGGTGGGCGATGAGGAGGCCGGTGGCTGCGGTGCGGAGGAGGTCGTGGATTTCGAGCAGCTGCTCGGTGTGGCCGTTGGTGCGGGTGGCGTGGATGATTTGTTGTTCGGATTCTTTGACGGTGAGGAGGGTGGCTTCGAGGCATCCGGTGACGGCGGCTTCGAGCTCGCGGCCGGGTGGTAGCCGTGCCGGCTTAGGTGTTGTGCGGGCGGGGTGGCCTTGTTTGGGTTTGCGGTGGCGGTTGTTAGGCATGGTTGCCGGTCCTGTGGTCGTGTCCGGTGATGTTGATTTGGGTTTGTGGGTAGAGGTTGATGGGTGAGTAGGTGCGGTCTTCGACGATGAGGACGGTGGTGGAGCGGCCGTGGAGGATTTCTTCGATGACTTGGTTGCGGGCTTCGCGGGCGGTGATGTCGTCGGTGCAGGTGATGGTGCGGCCGATGTCGCGTCCGGTGAGGTCTCGGGCTTGACGGGTGATCACTGCTGTTCGCCACCCTTCAGCGATTGGAAGGCTTCGCGAGCGGAGTGCCATTCGGATGCGAGGATTTCCGTCCACCCGAATTCGGCCGCGCTGGCCTGCTCCTTGTCGGTCATTGGGTCGAGGCCGAAATTGATGTGTGAGTAGACGACTTCGTTGTGGAGGAAGATCTGACCGGTTCCCATGTAGCCGTCGCCCATGAATACGTTTCCGCGGCCTGGGATTTCCTTGGCCTTGTACTGGATTGCGGCCATTCGCTCGGCGATGGGGTTGTTCTTGAAGGGCTTCAGGACGCCACGGGTGGGCTTCTTCCACTGTCCGGGGAGAGCGTGACCCTCTGCTGCTTGGGTGCTGATCCCGGTCATTCGGCAATCGGCGAAGTACCAGCCGTGGTAGTAGCCGGCTGACGGGTCGCTGACGAGCTCCTCGCACAGCTGTCGGGCTTTATCGAGGAAAGTTTTGTGCCGGTGGTAGGTCTCTTCCACTGCTTCGACGACGTCGGGGTGGGCGGATTTGGCGTAGGCGGGGAACGGCTGGTTAGTCATGACGGGGTCCTTTCGGGTGGGTTTAGACGAGTGTTTGTTGGGGTTCGGTGCGGGCGTCGGGGTCGTCTTCGAGGGAGCGGAGTCCGACGTGCCCGTAGTAGCGTTGCCCGTTGATTTTTGGGGCGTTGCGGCCGACTTGGACGCCGTGGTGGGCGAGTTTGGTGGTGAACGCGCGGCCTTCGACGGCGTGCTCGCCGTTGCCCTGACACCAGGCTTGGTAGGCCTTGAGGAGGGCGGTGGTGCGGGTTTTCAGGTGGGGGTTGTCGGTGATGCATTCTTCGTCGAGGAACCGGCCGACGGTGTCGACGTCTTCGGCGTAGTTCTGGGTGGCTTCTTTGACTTGTGCGGGCTCGTTGAGGCCGTCGCGGTGGTATTCGGCGGCGCCTTGGGCGGCCCAGGCGAGGACTGCTGGCCCGTAGGTGGTGGAGAGGATCGTTTGGAGGTCCTCGACGCGGTCTTCGTCGTCGACCTTGTGGGTGAACGGGATGAGGCGTAGGCGCCGCCAGAAGCTGTCCCCGCCGGACTCAACGGAGGGCTGGTGGTTGCCCATGATCCAGAGGTGGTGGGACGGCTTGAACGTGAAGAAGTCTTGGCGCATGCGTCGGGCTTTGATGGTGTCGCCGCCGGTGAGCTGCTTGACTTTTGCTTCGTCCCAGCGGTCGCCTTCGTTGAGCTCTGACGAGACGACGAAGCGCATGCCTTTGAGGTCGGCGACGTCGGTGGGGACGGATGCTTGGAACCTGTTGGCCATGAGGAATCCGGCGGGGACGACGTCGGCGTAGTCGCCGAGGATCGCGACGAGGGTCTCGAGGAAGACGCCTTTGCCGTTGCCGCCGTGCCCGTACGCGAACGGGAGGAGGTGCTCGCGGACTTCGCCGACCATGCTGTACCCGACGAGGCGCTGCATGTAGGAGATCAGCTCCGGGTTGCTGGGGAACGTGGTGGTGAGGAAGGTGTCCCACACGCTGGTGTCGGCGTCCGGGTCGGGTGTGGTGGCGGTCATTTTGGTGTGGAGGTGTTCGGGGTTGGCGGGGCCGAGATGCCCGGTGGTGAGGTCGAGGATCCCGCCGGGGGTGTTGAGTTCCCATGGCCGGTTGTCGAGGTCGTCGATGCTGACGGTGATGGTCGGGTCGGTGTGGGCGAGGGTGAGCATGTTGGTGATGCCGACGGCGGACTGGGAGTACTTCTTGTGCTTGATGTCGTCCTTGTCGGTGTCCGGCATTTGCCGGGCGATGTGTTTGGCGAATTCGCGGACTCGGCCGCCGCCGCGGGGTTCGGTGATCCAACGGTGTCCGTCCCACGTAAGCCAGCGGCCCCATTCGATGGCGTACCGGATGCGGTGCCCGTAGACCTGTACGAGTCGTTGGGCGTTGGCGTCGTCGGAGTGCAGCAGTGACTTGTCTTCGCCGGCGCGCGCCTGGTCGAGGCTGACGACGGGTGCGAGGGCCGGCCCGTCGGTCCCGGTGCCTTTTGCCGTGTCTGTGCTCGTGGGTGCGGTCGGCGTGGTTGGGGTGCTGGCCTGGTCGGGGGTGAAGGGGCTGATGCCTTCGACGACGGTGACGCCGGGCGGGGTGGTGGCGAGTCGTTTGGGTTCGCCGAAGTTGCGGCCGCCGAAATGTTTGCCGTCGGCGAGCGCTCGGGCGCATTTTTGGTGGTCTCCGCCGTGGTGGATGAGGGCGAGGGCCCCGAACTTGGTGTAAGGGGTTTCGGGTTCGAAGTCGGTGCTGGTGGTGAACACGAAGAGGCGGTCGCGGTCGTCGGCGTGGCCGGTGGTCGCGGAGAATCCGGGGTCGGTTTTGCCGGGGCGCCGCCAGTAGCGGGTGTTGCCGCGGGTGAAGACGTGTTCCCATCCTTCGGGGGTGAGGATGTCTGACCAGTCGATTTTGGTTTCGAAGTCGTCGCCGGGGCGGAGCCCGTCTTCGGGCTTCCAAGCGGGTGTGTTGGTGGGTTGGGTTGGGGTGGCTGGTTCGTGTTGGTTGAGTGATTGGAAGAGCGCTTCGACGGCTTCGCGCTCACTGCTGGTGAGGGTGGGTGCGTTGGTGGGGCCGCCGAGGGCGCGGACCCATGGGCGGCCGGTGGGGTGGACGTTCCCGGCTGAGGGGGCGAGGACGACGAAGCCGCCTTCGCCGCGGGATTCGGCGAGGACTACGCCTTGTTTGTCTTTGGCGTATTTGGTGTTGGGTGGGACGTCGTGGTCGAGGTAGACGAGCCAGTGGAGTCCGCCGGAGGGGCTGATTTCGAGCCACCCGTTGTTGATGAGCTGCCAGAGGTCGCCGAGTCCGGAGGCGTGGGCTAGGTCGCGGAGTTCGGGGACGTGGTGGGCTGCGCGGCCTTCGATTTCGAAGAGGTGGAGGCGGTTGGAGACGTTCCCGGTGATGACGCCGACGCCGGCGGCGGGTTGCTGTTGCCACCAGATGTCGATCTGGGTGCGGGTGGCCGGGGCGGACGTGTATTGCTTCCAGGCGACGGCTGGCCTTTTGGTTCCGTCGGTGGCGACGGGGACGACGGACAACCCTGCGGCGGCGAGCTCGTGTGCCGTCTCAAGCGCTGATGCTGCTGCTGGGGTTGTCATGTGTTGGTGCTCTCCTTGATGGGGGTGAGGTTGTTGGGGGCGGCGTGCATGGTGGTGTAGATGTTCACTGGTCGTCCGACTTTGTGGATGCGGTAGGAGCCGCCGGGGACTGGGGTGAGGATTTCCCATACCTGTTTGGTTCGGGTCGGCCGTGGATCGCCTTTGAGGTGGACGCGGTCGCCTGGCGTGAAGGTCGGTTGTCGGCTCATGCTGCGATCCCTTGGGCGTGGCTGTTAGCCGCGAGCCGCTGGTAAATGTCGACTCGGCCATGACGGGTCAACTGGGTGTACAGGTAACCCGCCTTCTTGAGGCCGAGGCGTTCTGCGGCGCCGTTAGCGGTTTCGCCGTGGATTGCGAGGAACTCGGCATCTTCAATGAGTGCGGCGACCTTGTAGTCGCGGTGGTTGTTAAACCCGGCCTGGTAGATCTCGAAGTACAGGTCAGCTTCGGCTTGCACAATCTCCTCGGTGACAGGTTGGCCGCGCTTGACGAGTTTTTGGCGTGCGGACGTGCAGGCCCGGCAGTTCGGGATTGGCCCGTTGGGACGTGCATTGCGGCCAGTGATTTCGTGGCCTCGTTTGCAGGTGCTCATCGGTTCACTGGTCCGTTCTTCTTGGTGAGGCGGGCGCGCCGGGCGGCGAGGAATGCTTCGAGGCCGCGGACGTTGTACTTGTGCTGCTCTTCGGGGTTGGGCCGGTACACGGCACCGGTGTCTTTCTTCTTGACCGGGTAGTAAACGGTCATGTAGCAGCGGCTGCAGAGCCCGTGCCCGCCGACCCGGCGGAACCCTTCTCGGAGCGGGTGCTTCTGCGGCAGCATGGGGATCCCGCATTCTTTGCAGGGACGGTGCTGGTCCTTGGTCATCGTGTGCTCCTTCAGCGGAGGTCCAACTTGTTTTGTGGCCGGTCGCGGATTCGAACCGCGCGCCGCCGTCAGGGGCTCGTTGGGGGACAGGGTTCTGACGGTTGTGACTTGCCTATGCCGGCCCGGGGCGGCCCCACCCAAGTGTTTTCGGGTGTCGTGGGTGGGGCCGCGGTCGAAGGGTTGGGGTTACTTGCGGAGGAAGAGGAGCACGTTCTCGTCGGCGAACTCTTCGACCTGCTCGGCGATATCGTTGAACGCCGCCTCGATGACCTTGTCGATCCGGTCGAGCTTGAAACCGAGCAGGAGCCGGGACTCACGGAGGCGGTACCGGAACCGGGCCGTCACCTTGTACGGTTCGCCACCCTCGTACGGGGTGATCGCGAGCTGCAGCTCAGACGGGATTTCGAGGTTCCCCGACTGGCCGGCCCGAGCCGCCTGCGTCTCCACGTACTGGAACGTCGTGTTCCCGTCGGCGAGCCGAGACCCGGATTTGAAATCGACGCTCTTGGCGACCTGCAGGGACTGTGCGAGCTCGAGCATGTCTGCGCTGGACGGGTTGATGATCGTCGCCGCCTGGTCCTCGATGAACTCGGCGAACTCTTCCTGCCCGTTCAGCCGCCCGTCGAAGGTCTTCCACGCACGCAGTTCCTTCGTCTGCTTTAGATCGAGGATGACGCCGTGGGCGCCGCGGCCCGGAGCGATCTTGTCGTCGGTGCGGCCGTCGCGGGTGTGGCCAGCGTCGATGATCGCTTCAATGGTGCCGTCAGCGGGGCGAGCGAAGATCTCCGTCTCACCGCGGCGACCCCACTTTTCTAGGTAGGCGATGAAAGAGACCACGTTGGAGACCCTGTGGTTCGTCTCCTGCCGGCGTGGCCGGGCACTGTACTGGTCGGTGTCCACGGTGAAGATGCCCCGCTCGTGGTCCGAGAACGCGTAGATCTTCCCGGCTTCGAGTTCCTTCGGGAACACGGCCGCCTGGGCGAGGTCGGCGTATGCCCCGGTCTCAGTGCTGCTGTTGGTGTTGGTCATGGTTACTTGGCCTCTCGTAGCTGGCTGGGTTCGGCGGGCGAATCGACGACGCGGAGGCCGTCGAGCTCCTCCTGATCGGGGTTGTTGCGAGTCAGGTTGCCGGTCTTGTCGGCGTAGTAGATGCGCGACGGGGCATCGTGGACGGGCGCCTTGACGGCGACCTTGTTCGTGATCCGGTAGATCCCGTCAGCGGCCTTCTTGTCGGGTTCGACCTTCACGGTGAGGGTGACGGTGCCGGACTTTCCGGTGTCAGCGACGGCTGCGAGCAGGTCGTGAAGGCCGTCGGACAGGTCGCGGTGGGTGGCCTGCTCGCCGGTGAGGAACTCGTTGAACGGGCGGACGTGCCGGTCCTGGCCCTTCTCGTTGCGGGTCATGATTGGTTCTCCTTGGGTGTCGGGTGTTGCTGAGGTGTGCGGGGGAGTCTTCCGCGGGTTGGGGTGGCGGTGTACCGGGTGAGCTCACCGCCCGGATGCAGGCGGGCGAGCTCGCTCTCTCGGAAGGCGGTGCGCTTGTGCACGAATGCGAAGGCTTGCCCGAACTGCCGGAAAGCGGCCTCGTACGCTTCCTGGATGGAGTCGGCGATGATGGTGATGTACACGTCCGGGCTGATGCGGGAGTCCGCCGGGTGGGTGAGTCGCCGGTACTTCTGCCCGAAGGTGACGATGTATTCGCGGTCCATCAGGCGAGGTTGCGGATCGCCTGGATCGTCTCCGGGGTTGCCCCGGTCGTCGCGGAGATCTGCTGGTCTGTCATCCCAGCGGACAGG from Zhihengliuella flava includes the following:
- a CDS encoding RusA family crossover junction endodeoxyribonuclease, which codes for MTFTLTINGTPAPQGSKRHVGHGRLIEMSKKLPAWRQAIIAQTKTTLGPDWDPYDGPLHVIATFHLPEPKKSRFGTHPAGLPDLDKLLRALGDGLTQAGAITDDARIIRWSARKEWAADKPGATVTVHQIGD
- a CDS encoding phage/plasmid primase, P4 family, translated to MTTPAAASALETAHELAAAGLSVVPVATDGTKRPAVAWKQYTSAPATRTQIDIWWQQQPAAGVGVITGNVSNRLHLFEIEGRAAHHVPELRDLAHASGLGDLWQLINNGWLEISPSGGLHWLVYLDHDVPPNTKYAKDKQGVVLAESRGEGGFVVLAPSAGNVHPTGRPWVRALGGPTNAPTLTSSEREAVEALFQSLNQHEPATPTQPTNTPAWKPEDGLRPGDDFETKIDWSDILTPEGWEHVFTRGNTRYWRRPGKTDPGFSATTGHADDRDRLFVFTTSTDFEPETPYTKFGALALIHHGGDHQKCARALADGKHFGGRNFGEPKRLATTPPGVTVVEGISPFTPDQASTPTTPTAPTSTDTAKGTGTDGPALAPVVSLDQARAGEDKSLLHSDDANAQRLVQVYGHRIRYAIEWGRWLTWDGHRWITEPRGGGRVREFAKHIARQMPDTDKDDIKHKKYSQSAVGITNMLTLAHTDPTITVSIDDLDNRPWELNTPGGILDLTTGHLGPANPEHLHTKMTATTPDPDADTSVWDTFLTTTFPSNPELISYMQRLVGYSMVGEVREHLLPFAYGHGGNGKGVFLETLVAILGDYADVVPAGFLMANRFQASVPTDVADLKGMRFVVSSELNEGDRWDEAKVKQLTGGDTIKARRMRQDFFTFKPSHHLWIMGNHQPSVESGGDSFWRRLRLIPFTHKVDDEDRVEDLQTILSTTYGPAVLAWAAQGAAEYHRDGLNEPAQVKEATQNYAEDVDTVGRFLDEECITDNPHLKTRTTALLKAYQAWCQGNGEHAVEGRAFTTKLAHHGVQVGRNAPKINGQRYYGHVGLRSLEDDPDARTEPQQTLV
- a CDS encoding DUF2303 family protein; the protein is MTNTNSSTETGAYADLAQAAVFPKELEAGKIYAFSDHERGIFTVDTDQYSARPRRQETNHRVSNVVSFIAYLEKWGRRGETEIFARPADGTIEAIIDAGHTRDGRTDDKIAPGRGAHGVILDLKQTKELRAWKTFDGRLNGQEEFAEFIEDQAATIINPSSADMLELAQSLQVAKSVDFKSGSRLADGNTTFQYVETQAARAGQSGNLEIPSELQLAITPYEGGEPYKVTARFRYRLRESRLLLGFKLDRIDKVIEAAFNDIAEQVEEFADENVLLFLRK